A window of the Gloeothece verrucosa PCC 7822 genome harbors these coding sequences:
- a CDS encoding class I SAM-dependent methyltransferase, producing the protein MGTGYFLARCQFPCAEPRIALMDLNENSLEFAQRRIARYKPEIYRRNVLEPIHINAEKFDSVAINYLLHCLPGSIESKSVVLAHLKALMNPNAVIYGSTILSDDVARSRLAKWLMDTYNKRGIFSNQNDDLEGFQEVLAKHFGDISLEVVGCVTLFSGRLSSL; encoded by the coding sequence GTGGGCACGGGATATTTCCTGGCTCGATGTCAGTTCCCTTGTGCCGAGCCACGCATAGCCTTGATGGACCTCAACGAGAATAGTTTGGAGTTCGCTCAAAGGCGAATTGCGCGATATAAACCTGAAATTTATCGACGCAATGTTTTAGAGCCGATTCATATAAATGCCGAAAAGTTTGATTCGGTGGCCATCAATTATTTACTTCATTGCCTTCCGGGTTCTATCGAATCGAAATCGGTAGTATTGGCTCACCTCAAAGCTTTGATGAATCCTAATGCGGTTATTTACGGTTCAACTATCTTATCTGATGATGTAGCGCGATCTCGGTTGGCAAAGTGGTTAATGGATACATACAATAAGAGAGGTATTTTTTCCAATCAAAATGACGACCTTGAGGGTTTCCAAGAGGTGTTAGCCAAGCATTTTGGAGATATATCCCTAGAAGTTGTCGGCTGTGTTACCCTGTTTTCTGGGCGATTATCAAGCCTTTAG
- a CDS encoding winged helix-turn-helix transcriptional regulator, translating into MKNKLYPQQNEVYQFLVEYIDKHQHSPSRQEIAQKLNLHVSTIKAHLKVLKQKDYIDWEQGGKRNIIILGQPSKCPPIPNNFWKNVDEKDYELYFFIRNYISEHQQSPTIKELMEGLEIKSSNTIQKQLRRLKESGYIDWLDNKRRSITVLK; encoded by the coding sequence ATGAAAAACAAATTATATCCACAGCAAAACGAAGTTTATCAATTTTTGGTCGAATACATCGATAAACATCAGCATTCTCCCAGTCGCCAGGAAATAGCACAAAAATTAAATTTGCACGTCTCTACCATCAAAGCACATTTGAAAGTTCTTAAACAGAAAGACTATATCGACTGGGAACAAGGCGGCAAAAGAAATATTATCATCCTTGGGCAACCTTCAAAATGTCCTCCGATTCCTAATAATTTTTGGAAGAATGTTGATGAGAAAGATTATGAGCTATACTTTTTTATTAGGAACTACATAAGTGAACACCAACAATCACCAACTATCAAAGAATTAATGGAAGGATTAGAAATCAAATCGAGCAATACTATACAAAAGCAATTACGACGGCTCAAAGAAAGCGGCTATATCGATTGGCTAGATAATAAACGGCGTTCTATTACAGTTTTAAAATAA